In one Lolium rigidum isolate FL_2022 chromosome 3, APGP_CSIRO_Lrig_0.1, whole genome shotgun sequence genomic region, the following are encoded:
- the LOC124694499 gene encoding acyl-acyl carrier protein thioesterase TE3, chloroplastic-like, which translates to MSHPFPTARIVPSSHTVGARSAQPLSGVLLHRRLSHSGGRHLSWPLLAASNANGAVGVYTCTKSHQLEAKLRADKYYEAEMTVQDCELDNYGVVNNAIYASYIEKAREELLVRLGISTGWVISTGNAMALSEQNLKYFTPLRRGQKFVVKVRLARIKGVRIFAEHLIETLPDRKLVLDATATIVCLNMNYRPTRVFPEMSAKLHRFFSSKDGY; encoded by the exons ATGTCGCACCCATTCCCAACAGCTAGGATTGTTCCCTCTTCACATACTGTTGGGGCTAGATCAGCTCAGCCTCTCTCCGGCGTGCTTCTCCATCGGCGGCTCTCACACTCTGGAGGGCGCCATCTCAGCTGGCCTCTGCTTGCTGCCTCCAACGCCAATGGCGCTGTTGGTGTTTACACCTGTACCAAGAGCCATCAGCTGGAAGCCAAACTGAG GGCGGACAAATACTACGAAGCGGAGATGACCGTCCAAGACTGCGAGCTCGACAACTATGGAGTTGTCAACAATGCCATCTACGCGAGTTACATCGAGAAAG CTCGAGAGGAGCTGCTTGTGCGGCTTGGCATCAGCACGGGCTGGGTCATAAGCACCGGCAACGCCATGGCGCTCTCGGAGCAGAACCTCAAGTACTTCACGCCTCTAAGG CGCGGCCAGAAGTTCGTCGTCAAGGTGAGGCTCGCACGGATCAAGGGTGTGAGGATATTCGCCGAGCACCTGATCGAGACTCTGCCGGACCGGAAG CTCGTTCTGGACGCGACCGCTACCATCGTCTGCCTCAATATGAACTACCGCCCAACTCGCGTCTTCCCGGAGATGTCGGCCAAGCTGCACCGCTTCTTCTCTTCCAAGGATGGCTACTAG